One window from the genome of Salvia miltiorrhiza cultivar Shanhuang (shh) chromosome 7, IMPLAD_Smil_shh, whole genome shotgun sequence encodes:
- the LOC130994238 gene encoding uncharacterized protein LOC130994238, with the protein MSNYSPFFTLRQDATGRNGISPLQKCTAAIRQLAYAAPGDSLDEYMRMGESTALECLHEFCRSMIAVYGDRYLRTPNAAYTERLLQMHEERHGFPGMLGSLDCMHWEWRNCPVAYKGYYTRGDHGVPTIGNAPPVQFTVNGRMCITKDTILQMEFIQLGLHSSRVTQHQEIRSDENLRRDKRLQEKTLNERLECYKLVGQ; encoded by the exons ATGAGCAACTACTCACCCTTTTTCACGTTGAGGCAAGATGCAACTGGAAGGAATGGTATATCACCACTCCAAAAGTGCACCGCAGCTATTCGACAGTTGGCATATGCGGCTCCCGGTGATTCACTTGATGAGTACATGCGGATGGGTGAGAGTACTGCTTTGGAATGTCTACATGAATTTTGCAGGAGTATGATTGCCGTTTATGGTGATCGATATTTGAGGACTCCAAATGCAGCATATACTGAACGCTTGCTACAAATGCATGAAGAAAGACATGGCTTCCCGGGAATGCTGGGAAGCCtcgattgcatgcattgggagTGGCGGAATTGTCCAGTCGCATACAAAGGATACTATACACGAGGCGATCATGGTGTTCCTACAATA GGAAATGCCCCACCAGTTCAATTCACGGTGAATGGTCGGATGTGTATAACAAAGGATACTATCTTACAGATGGAATTTATCCAACTTGGGCTTCATTCGTCAAGAGTTACCCAGCACCAGGAGATCCGGTCAGACGAAAATTTGCGCAGAGACAAGAGGTTGCAAGAAAAGACGTTGAATGAGCGTTTGGAGTGCTACAAGCTCGTTGGGCAGTAG
- the LOC130994239 gene encoding uncharacterized protein LOC130994239, translated as MADSSSQNFDSSNSSSQNIQGSYFPTSQYHHMSYPQQQFPYNYQMSSNFPQQFPFNSPGGSNFPQQFPFNSPTGPSFHPQFSSNFPSTYFMPPPNQFQENSSQFPQHSSQIPVVVDDDVEEVGKSTATTKETKAAWSPDEDILLVKAWYNTSTDSIIGNQQKRKDFWEKITAYYNEWKPEDTAARSLSQVKNHYYRINPNLNKWAGIYNNFWSNRASGQGDDDVLKAAKRAWRNDDPKNKDFKFFHVWKMIQTCGKWTPQQMPQNPQKKAKNSETDNPSSTDTGARIRPMGQQRAKLQAKQKAKMTSTVNEDKWKHLQEAMNKQMSLQEVQLKLQEEQLKLQHIEFCRQDTSGMSEDELYNHFTLVAEIKMKQQCEVHEGVAVLENIGIESVKEAMIVSFVIISVMNPSMMAIFFAVDFECDGTYLSRSLMR; from the exons ATGGCGGATTCTAGCTCCCAAAATTTCGATTCTAGTAATTCAAGCTCCCAAAATATTCAAGGTTCCTATTTTCCAACTTCACAATACCATCACATGTCCTACCCTCAACAACAATTTCCATACAACTACCAAATGTCTTCGAATTTTCCCCAACAATTTCCATTCAACTCTCCTGGTGGTTCAAATTTTCCTCAACAATTTCCATTCAACTCTCCTACTGGACCAAGCTTTCATCCACAATTTTCATCCAATTTTCCATCTACTTATTTCATGCCTCCACCAAATCAATTTCAGGAAAATAGCTCACAGTTTCCTCAACATTCTTCACAAATTCCAGTTGTTGTTGATGATGACGTCGAGGAAGTTGGAAAATCTACTGCAACAACCAAGGAGACAAAGGCGGCTTGGAGTCCTGATGAAGACATCCTTCTTGTTAAAGCTTGGTACAACACCAGCACCGACTCCATTATTGGCAATCAACAAAAAAGAAAGGATTTTTGGGAGAAAATTACTGCTTACTACAACGAGTGGAAACCAGAGGACACCGCTGCGCGAAGTTTATCACAGGTGAAAAATCATTACTATAGAATAAATCCAAATCTTAATAAGTGGGCAGGTATCTATAACAATTTCTGGAGCAATCGTGCGAGCGGACAAGGAGATGATGATGTGCTGAAGGCGGCAAAAAGAGCATGGAGAAATGATGATCCAAAAAACAAGGACTTCAAGTTCTTTCACGTATGGAAGATGATCCAAACTTGTGGGAAATGGACTCCTCAACAAATGCCACAGAATCCTCAGAAAAAGGCCAAAAATTCTGAAACAGACAACCCATCTTCTACGGACACTGGAGCTCGAATTCGACCGATGGGACAACAGAGAGCTAAACTACAAGCGAAACAAAAGGCTAAAATGACATCTACAGTCAACGAAGATAAGTGGAAGCATCTCCAAGAGGCTATGAATAAACAAATGAGCCTCCAAGAGGTACAACTCAAGCTTCAAGAGGAACAACTCAAGCTTCAACATATTGAATTTTGTAGACAAGATACTAGTGGCATGTCGGAGGATGAACTCTACAACCATTTCACGCTTGTAGCTGAAATCAAG ATGAAGCAACAATGTGAAGTTCACGAAGGAGTAGCAGTCCTAGAAAATATAGGGATCGAGAGCGTGAAAGAGGCCATGATCGTCTCGTTTGTGATTATTTCTGTGATGAACCCATCTATGATGGCGATCTTTTTCGCCGTCGATTTCGAATGCGACGGGACTTATTTGTCAAGATCGTTGATGCGATGA